A genomic region of Pseudomonas sp. RSB 5.4 contains the following coding sequences:
- the metF gene encoding methylenetetrahydrofolate reductase [NAD(P)H], translating into MSQDRRYSFEFFPTKTDAGHEKLLNVARQLATYNPDFFSCTYGAGGSTRDRTLNTVLQLESEVKVPAAPHLSCVGDSKDDLRGLLNEYKAAGIKRIVALRGDLPSGMGMTSGELRHANELVEFIREETGDHFHIEVAAYPEMHPQARNYEDDLANFVRKARAGADSAITQYFFNADSYFYFVDRLQALGVDIPVVPGIMPITNYSKLARFSDACGAEIPRWIRKQLEAYGDDSQSIQRFGEQVVSEMCERLLQGGAPGLHFYSMNQAEPSLAIWNNLKLPR; encoded by the coding sequence ATGTCCCAAGACCGTCGCTACAGCTTCGAGTTCTTCCCGACCAAGACCGATGCTGGGCATGAAAAGCTGCTCAACGTTGCCCGTCAGTTGGCAACGTACAATCCCGATTTCTTCTCCTGCACCTATGGCGCTGGTGGTTCGACCCGTGATCGCACCCTCAACACCGTTCTGCAGCTGGAAAGCGAAGTCAAAGTACCGGCCGCACCGCACCTGTCTTGCGTCGGCGACAGCAAGGACGACCTGCGCGGCCTGCTGAACGAGTACAAGGCTGCCGGCATCAAGCGCATCGTTGCCCTGCGCGGCGACCTGCCCTCCGGCATGGGCATGACCAGCGGCGAGCTGCGTCACGCCAATGAACTGGTTGAGTTCATTCGTGAAGAAACCGGCGATCATTTCCACATCGAAGTTGCCGCTTACCCGGAGATGCATCCGCAAGCGCGCAATTACGAAGACGATCTCGCCAACTTCGTGCGCAAGGCCCGCGCTGGCGCCGACAGCGCGATCACCCAGTACTTCTTCAACGCCGACAGCTACTTCTACTTCGTCGACCGTTTGCAGGCACTGGGTGTGGATATTCCGGTGGTACCGGGGATCATGCCGATCACCAACTACAGCAAACTCGCGCGTTTCTCCGATGCCTGCGGTGCGGAAATTCCGCGCTGGATCCGCAAGCAACTGGAAGCCTACGGCGATGACAGCCAAAGCATTCAGCGCTTCGGCGAGCAAGTTGTCAGCGAAATGTGCGAACGCCTGCTGCAGGGTGGCGCGCCGGGGCTGCACTTCTATTCCATGAACCAGGCTGAACCGAGTCTGGCGATCTGGAATAACCTGAAGTTGCCGCGCTAA
- the ahcY gene encoding adenosylhomocysteinase — translation MSAVITPADFNDYKVADMSLAAWGRRETIIAESEMPALMGLRRKYASEQPLKGAKILGCIHMTIQTAVLIETLVALGAEVRWSSCNIFSTQDQAAASIAAAGIPVFAWKGETEEEYEWCLEQTILKDGQPWDANMILDDGGDLTQLLHDKYPQVLDRVHGVTEETTTGVHRLLDMLAKGELKIPAINVNDSVTKSKNDNKYGCRHSLNDAIKRGTDHLLSGKQALVIGYGDVGKGSAQSLRQEGMIVKVSEVDPICAMQACMDGFELVSPFIDGINDGTEASIDKALLGKIDLIVTTTGNVNVCDANMLKALKKRAVVCNIGHFDNEIDTAFMRKNWAWEEVKPQVHKIHRTGPGAFDAQNDDYLILLAEGRLVNLGNATGHPSRIMDGSFANQVLAQIFLFGQKYADLSPAQKAERLTVEVLPKKLDEEVALEMVRGFGGVVTQLTKQQADYIGVTVEGPFKPHAYRY, via the coding sequence ATGAGCGCTGTTATCACGCCTGCAGATTTTAACGATTACAAAGTTGCCGATATGTCCCTGGCCGCCTGGGGCCGTCGCGAAACCATCATCGCCGAATCGGAAATGCCGGCCCTGATGGGTCTGCGCCGCAAGTACGCTTCCGAGCAGCCGCTCAAGGGCGCGAAAATCCTCGGCTGCATCCACATGACCATTCAGACTGCCGTGCTGATCGAAACCCTGGTTGCCCTGGGTGCCGAAGTACGCTGGTCGTCCTGCAACATTTTCTCGACTCAGGATCAGGCCGCTGCGTCCATCGCTGCCGCCGGCATCCCGGTTTTCGCCTGGAAAGGCGAGACTGAAGAAGAATACGAATGGTGCCTGGAGCAGACCATCCTGAAGGATGGCCAGCCATGGGACGCCAACATGATCCTCGACGACGGCGGCGACCTGACTCAGCTGCTGCACGACAAGTACCCACAGGTGCTGGACCGTGTTCACGGCGTGACCGAAGAAACCACCACCGGCGTTCACCGCCTGCTGGACATGCTGGCCAAGGGCGAGCTGAAGATCCCGGCGATCAACGTCAACGACTCGGTGACCAAGTCCAAGAACGACAACAAGTACGGCTGCCGTCACAGCCTGAACGATGCGATCAAGCGCGGTACCGACCACCTGCTGTCCGGCAAGCAAGCGCTGGTCATCGGTTACGGTGACGTGGGCAAGGGCTCTGCTCAGTCCCTGCGTCAGGAAGGCATGATCGTCAAGGTTTCCGAAGTTGACCCGATCTGCGCCATGCAGGCCTGCATGGACGGTTTCGAACTGGTTTCGCCGTTCATCGACGGTATCAACGACGGCACCGAAGCGAGCATCGACAAAGCGCTGCTGGGCAAGATCGACCTGATCGTGACCACCACCGGTAACGTCAATGTTTGCGACGCGAACATGCTCAAAGCCCTGAAGAAGCGCGCTGTTGTCTGCAACATCGGTCACTTCGACAACGAAATCGACACCGCTTTCATGCGCAAGAACTGGGCGTGGGAAGAAGTGAAGCCACAGGTCCACAAGATCCACCGTACCGGCCCGGGCGCTTTCGACGCACAGAACGACGACTACCTGATCCTGCTGGCCGAAGGCCGTCTGGTGAACCTGGGCAACGCCACCGGTCACCCGAGCCGCATCATGGACGGTTCGTTCGCCAACCAGGTTCTGGCTCAGATCTTCCTGTTCGGCCAGAAGTACGCCGACCTGTCGCCAGCGCAGAAAGCCGAGCGTCTGACCGTTGAAGTACTGCCGAAGAAACTCGACGAAGAAGTGGCCCTGGAAATGGTGCGCGGCTTCGGCGGCGTGGTCACTCAACTGACCAAGCAACAGGCTGACTACATCGGCGTGACCGTCGAAGGCCCGTTCAAGCCGCACGCTTACCGCTACTGA
- a CDS encoding LysR substrate-binding domain-containing protein, with the protein MLIDEELTLKKLEVFLAFMRTGNLARAAAELQTSNVSVHRAIHSLESALRCPLFKHEGRNLTPLESAYVLEERAQKLIQDVVESVRLTREAAGFSAERFKLGSLYSLTVKTVPQLIMGLKIRRSELNIDLILGSNIDLLYKLKNMEVDAILVSLDDTVSDPDCEQIPLFSDDIFLATPADSRFAQRQEVDLAEVRDETFITLTQGFATHQDGIRVFKQAGFEPKVAMQVNDIFTLLSMVSSGVGYALLPGRIAAVYENRVKLIALQEKYRLQQHIGVVFLKAKERDPNLLALLAECRMYANRQT; encoded by the coding sequence ATGCTGATCGACGAAGAATTGACCCTGAAAAAACTCGAGGTGTTCCTCGCCTTCATGCGCACCGGCAACCTGGCGCGTGCCGCTGCCGAGTTGCAGACCAGCAATGTCAGCGTGCACCGGGCGATCCATTCGCTGGAAAGCGCCCTGCGCTGCCCGCTGTTCAAGCACGAAGGCCGCAACCTGACGCCACTGGAAAGCGCCTACGTGCTCGAAGAGCGCGCGCAGAAGCTGATCCAGGACGTGGTCGAAAGCGTGCGCCTGACCCGCGAGGCTGCCGGATTCTCCGCTGAACGCTTCAAGCTCGGCTCGCTGTATTCGCTGACGGTGAAAACCGTACCGCAACTGATCATGGGCCTGAAGATCCGTCGCAGCGAACTCAACATCGATCTGATCCTCGGCTCGAACATCGACCTGCTGTACAAGCTGAAGAACATGGAAGTCGACGCGATTCTGGTGTCGCTGGACGACACGGTCAGCGATCCGGACTGCGAGCAGATCCCGCTGTTCTCCGACGACATTTTCCTCGCCACGCCAGCAGATTCAAGATTCGCCCAGCGTCAGGAGGTCGATCTGGCGGAAGTGCGCGACGAAACCTTCATCACCCTGACCCAGGGCTTCGCCACCCATCAGGACGGCATCCGGGTGTTCAAGCAGGCGGGGTTCGAGCCGAAGGTGGCGATGCAGGTCAACGACATCTTCACCCTGCTGAGCATGGTCAGCTCGGGGGTGGGTTATGCGTTGCTGCCGGGGCGGATTGCGGCGGTGTACGAGAATCGGGTGAAGCTGATTGCGTTGCAGGAGAAGTACCGCTTGCAGCAGCACATTGGCGTGGTGTTCTTGAAGGCCAAGGAGCGCGATCCGAATCTGCTGGCGTTGCTGGCGGAGTGTCGGATGTATGCCAATCGCCAGACTTGA
- a CDS encoding transporter substrate-binding domain-containing protein — translation MPLIAQLFTVLVFACLSFAARGEKLRIVTEPWAPYVYEEDGKNLGLDYETTAIVFKRLGIEVEWQFLPWKRCLSMLETGQADGALDIFHSDERDATLLYPSEPLSDVEFVMFYANDRPHPFSKLEELKGLTIGTSPGYLYSPDFSESTLFTREPAPTHEANFGKLLRGRIDLLITDRRVGQHLLDQLNIRDQISENPTIISRQSQYLAVRRNAGMDLLVQRFGAELKRFKREPAYAELSARYGAAPVDAAPLSNASASRKTVEQQESSAQ, via the coding sequence ATGCCTTTGATCGCGCAATTATTCACGGTGCTGGTTTTTGCTTGCCTGAGCTTTGCCGCTCGGGGCGAGAAGTTGCGTATTGTCACCGAGCCGTGGGCCCCTTACGTGTATGAGGAGGACGGCAAGAACCTCGGGCTGGACTACGAAACCACCGCCATCGTGTTCAAGCGTCTGGGAATCGAAGTCGAATGGCAGTTCCTGCCGTGGAAACGCTGCCTGTCGATGCTCGAGACCGGCCAGGCTGACGGCGCGCTGGATATCTTTCATAGTGACGAGCGCGACGCCACCCTGCTCTATCCGAGTGAACCGCTGTCGGACGTCGAGTTCGTGATGTTCTACGCCAATGACCGGCCACACCCCTTCAGCAAGCTCGAAGAACTCAAAGGCCTGACCATCGGCACTTCGCCGGGCTATCTGTACAGCCCGGACTTCAGCGAATCGACATTATTCACCCGCGAGCCGGCACCGACCCACGAGGCCAACTTCGGCAAACTGCTGCGCGGACGCATAGACTTGCTGATCACCGATCGCCGCGTCGGTCAGCATTTGCTCGATCAGTTGAATATCCGCGATCAGATCAGCGAAAATCCTACGATCATCAGCCGCCAGAGCCAATATCTGGCCGTTCGACGCAATGCCGGGATGGATCTGCTGGTGCAGCGCTTTGGCGCTGAACTCAAACGATTCAAGCGTGAACCGGCCTACGCCGAGCTCAGCGCACGCTACGGCGCAGCCCCGGTCGACGCCGCTCCGCTGAGCAACGCCTCGGCCAGCCGCAAAACCGTTGAGCAGCAGGAAAGCAGCGCGCAGTGA
- a CDS encoding YceI family protein — MLKKTLAALAIGSAVLSANVMAADYTVDKEGQHAFVDFKISHLGYSYITGTFKDIDGKFSFDAAKPEDSKIEFNVKTASVFTNHAERDKHISSKDFLDVGKYADAKFVSTSVKSTGKNADGKDTADVTGDLTLHGVTKPIVVKAVFLGEGKDPWGGYRAGFEGTTSIKRSDFGKMMDLGPQSDKVDLYISFEGVKAK, encoded by the coding sequence ATGTTGAAAAAGACTCTGGCCGCTCTGGCAATCGGTTCTGCCGTACTGTCCGCGAACGTGATGGCTGCTGATTACACTGTCGACAAGGAAGGCCAGCACGCTTTCGTCGACTTCAAGATCAGCCACCTGGGCTACAGCTACATCACCGGTACCTTCAAGGACATCGACGGCAAGTTCAGCTTTGACGCCGCCAAGCCTGAAGACAGCAAAATCGAATTCAACGTGAAAACCGCCAGCGTGTTCACCAACCACGCCGAGCGCGACAAGCACATCTCCAGCAAAGACTTCTTGGACGTGGGCAAATACGCTGACGCCAAGTTCGTCTCCACCAGCGTCAAATCCACCGGCAAGAACGCCGATGGCAAAGACACTGCCGACGTGACCGGCGACCTGACCCTGCACGGCGTGACCAAGCCAATCGTGGTCAAGGCTGTGTTCCTGGGCGAAGGCAAGGATCCATGGGGCGGCTACCGTGCCGGCTTTGAAGGCACCACCAGCATCAAGCGCTCTGATTTCGGCAAGATGATGGATCTGGGTCCACAGTCCGACAAGGTCGACCTGTACATCTCGTTCGAAGGTGTGAAAGCGAAGTAA
- a CDS encoding cytochrome b, whose translation MQLRNSASRYGWVSIFMHWGVALAVFGLFALGLWMVGLDYYSSWRKDAPDLHKSIGLVLLGVMVLRVLWRFVSPPPPTLQTYSRMTRIGAKFGHGFLYLALFAVMIAGYLISTADGVGIPVFGLFEVPALVSGLPDQADTAGVIHLWLAWALVIFSGLHALAALKHHFIDRDATLTRMLGRKA comes from the coding sequence ATGCAGCTACGTAACTCTGCTTCTCGCTATGGTTGGGTCAGCATCTTCATGCACTGGGGCGTGGCGCTGGCGGTCTTCGGACTGTTCGCGTTGGGTCTGTGGATGGTGGGGCTGGATTACTACAGCAGCTGGCGCAAAGACGCGCCGGATCTGCACAAGAGCATCGGTCTGGTGTTGCTGGGCGTGATGGTGTTGCGGGTGCTATGGCGCTTTGTCAGCCCGCCGCCGCCAACGCTGCAGACCTACAGCCGCATGACCCGCATCGGCGCCAAATTCGGCCACGGGTTTCTGTACCTCGCGCTGTTCGCCGTGATGATTGCCGGTTACCTGATTTCCACCGCAGACGGTGTCGGGATCCCGGTGTTTGGCCTGTTTGAAGTTCCTGCACTGGTTTCCGGACTACCGGATCAGGCAGATACCGCTGGGGTGATTCATCTCTGGCTGGCATGGGCGCTGGTAATTTTTTCCGGTCTCCATGCGTTGGCAGCATTGAAGCACCACTTTATCGATCGTGATGCGACCCTGACGCGAATGCTCGGTCGCAAAGCCTGA
- a CDS encoding hemolysin III family protein: MYHGEKLNAWTHLVGAVAAFIGGVWMLVIASLDGSPWKIVSVAIYAFTLLVLYSASTVYHSVRGRKKAIMKKVDHFSIYLLIAGSYTPFCLVTLRGPWGWTLFGIVWGLALIGILQEIKPRSEARILSIVIYAVMGWIVLVAVKPLIAALGTAGFAWLASGGVLYTVGIIFFALDHRLRHAHGIWHLFVIAGSLLHFVAILFYVL; encoded by the coding sequence ATGTATCACGGAGAAAAACTCAACGCCTGGACGCACTTGGTCGGGGCAGTGGCCGCATTTATCGGCGGCGTGTGGATGCTGGTGATTGCCAGCCTCGACGGCAGTCCGTGGAAAATTGTCAGCGTGGCGATCTACGCCTTTACCTTGCTGGTGCTCTACAGCGCCTCGACCGTGTACCACAGCGTGCGCGGGCGCAAGAAAGCGATCATGAAAAAGGTCGATCACTTTTCGATTTACCTGCTGATCGCCGGCAGCTACACGCCGTTCTGTCTGGTGACGCTGCGTGGGCCGTGGGGCTGGACCTTGTTCGGGATTGTCTGGGGGCTGGCGCTGATCGGCATTTTGCAGGAGATCAAGCCACGCTCCGAGGCGCGGATCCTGTCGATCGTGATCTATGCGGTGATGGGCTGGATTGTGCTGGTGGCGGTCAAGCCGTTGATTGCTGCTTTGGGCACGGCAGGCTTTGCCTGGCTGGCGTCGGGCGGGGTGTTGTACACCGTGGGGATCATCTTTTTTGCCCTCGATCACCGGTTGCGCCATGCCCATGGGATCTGGCATCTGTTCGTGATCGCCGGGAGTCTGCTGCACTTTGTGGCGATTCTGTTTTATGTCCTGTAG
- the madM gene encoding malonate transporter subunit MadM has translation MWALIENGLEHNGLVTAFAFVGVIMWVSVILSKRLTFGRIHGSAIAIVIGLVLAWVGGTLTGGQKGLADLTLFSGIGLMGGAMLRDFAIVATAFEVQATEAKKAGLIGVIALLLGTILPFIVGACMAWAFGYRDAVSMTTIGAGAVTYIVGPVTGAAIGATSDVMALSIATGLIKAILVMVGTPVAARWMGLDNPRSAMVFGGLAGTVSGVTAGLAATDRRLVPYGALTATFHTGLGCLLGPSLLFFIVRGIVG, from the coding sequence ATGTGGGCACTCATTGAAAACGGTCTGGAACACAACGGTCTGGTCACTGCCTTCGCCTTCGTCGGCGTGATCATGTGGGTCTCGGTGATTCTCTCGAAACGCCTGACCTTCGGGCGCATTCACGGCTCGGCGATTGCCATCGTCATCGGTCTGGTGCTGGCCTGGGTCGGCGGCACCCTGACTGGCGGCCAGAAAGGCCTGGCGGATCTGACGCTGTTTTCCGGCATCGGCCTGATGGGCGGGGCGATGCTGCGTGATTTCGCAATTGTCGCCACGGCGTTCGAAGTGCAGGCGACCGAGGCGAAGAAGGCCGGGTTGATCGGCGTGATTGCGCTGCTGCTCGGTACGATCCTGCCGTTCATTGTCGGCGCGTGCATGGCCTGGGCCTTCGGGTATCGCGATGCGGTGAGCATGACCACTATCGGCGCGGGCGCGGTGACCTACATCGTCGGCCCGGTGACCGGCGCGGCGATTGGCGCGACCTCGGATGTGATGGCGCTGTCGATTGCCACCGGATTGATCAAGGCGATTCTGGTGATGGTCGGCACGCCGGTCGCAGCGCGCTGGATGGGCCTGGATAACCCACGTTCGGCGATGGTGTTCGGCGGCTTGGCCGGTACGGTGAGCGGGGTGACCGCGGGGCTGGCGGCGACGGATCGGCGGTTGGTGCCTTATGGGGCTTTGACCGCTACGTTCCACACCGGGCTTGGCTGTTTGCTGGGACCATCGCTGTTGTTCTTCATTGTTCGCGGTATTGTTGGCTAG
- a CDS encoding 16S rRNA (uracil(1498)-N(3))-methyltransferase produces the protein MRLSRFFIDAPLSTGEHELPEAQAHYISRVLRMAEGDAVQLFDGSGHELRGSLVEVGKKRVVVQIDEQLPGQIESPLQIHLGQGLSRGERMDWAIQKATELGVSEITPIFSDRCEVRLKDERADKRLLHWRQVAISACEQCGRSRVPVIHPPLLLADWLKQTQAELKLVLHPVAEPLVSHAKPATLAFLIGPEGGLSDAEVEQAKGNGFHAARLGPRVLRTETAPVVALAVAQQLWGDF, from the coding sequence ATGAGACTGTCCCGCTTCTTTATCGACGCCCCCCTGAGCACCGGCGAACACGAATTGCCGGAGGCTCAGGCGCATTACATCAGCCGCGTGCTGCGCATGGCCGAGGGCGATGCGGTGCAGTTGTTCGACGGTTCCGGCCATGAGCTTCGCGGCTCGCTGGTGGAAGTCGGCAAGAAACGCGTCGTCGTGCAGATCGACGAGCAACTGCCCGGCCAGATCGAATCGCCGTTGCAGATCCACCTCGGTCAGGGCCTGTCCCGGGGCGAGCGGATGGACTGGGCGATCCAGAAAGCCACCGAGTTGGGCGTGAGCGAAATCACCCCGATCTTCAGCGACCGCTGCGAAGTGCGGCTCAAGGACGAACGCGCCGACAAGCGCCTGCTGCACTGGCGTCAGGTGGCGATCAGCGCCTGCGAACAATGCGGTCGTTCGCGGGTGCCGGTGATTCACCCGCCGCTGCTGCTGGCCGATTGGCTGAAACAGACTCAGGCCGAATTGAAACTGGTGCTGCACCCGGTGGCCGAGCCGCTGGTGAGCCATGCCAAACCGGCGACACTGGCGTTCCTGATCGGGCCGGAGGGTGGTTTGTCGGATGCCGAGGTTGAGCAGGCCAAGGGCAACGGCTTCCACGCGGCACGCCTTGGGCCGCGCGTGTTGCGTACCGAGACCGCGCCGGTGGTTGCACTGGCGGTAGCTCAACAGTTGTGGGGTGATTTCTAG
- a CDS encoding DEAD/DEAH box helicase: MSFASLGLSEALVRAIEDAGYTEPTPVQQRAIPAVLQGRDLMVAAQTGTGKTGGFALPILERLFPNGHPDKSQRHGPRQPRVLVLTPTRELAAQVHESFKIYARDLKFVSACIFGGVGMNPQVQAMSRGVDVLVACPGRLLDLAGQGSVDLSHVEILVLDEADRMLDMGFVHDVKKVLARLPAKRQNLLFSATFSKDITDLAGKLLHNPERIEVTPPNTTVERIEQRVFRLPASHKRALLAHLITAGAWEQVLVFTRTKHGANRLAEYLDKHGLPAVAIHGNKSQNARTKALADFKAGEVRILVATDIAARGLDIDQLPHVVNFELPNVDEDYVHRIGRTGRAGRSGEAISLVAPDEEKLLKSIERMTKQKIADGDLMGFDASTIEAEKPEVRERPDMRNPRNARGPRGDGPNGGGGGGGRKDKGKDKGKEKPAGERGERPARQQKPREGTPAREQRPSQPPRAAADRAPDEFLDDDIDNFGNRVDYVPKAAPAGGRGRRPGAPAQGAGAGAPRGGQPQGRQNGPRNSNGSSTGTPPGKRNGPRNGAPRDGQGRRDESSRNRRPARDDQQRAEPAVQNPRSTGPKIMHKESKADRFPTPEQLDQLPTRPRGEKPALLTRNR, encoded by the coding sequence ATGTCCTTTGCTTCCCTCGGTCTCTCCGAGGCTTTAGTCCGTGCCATCGAAGATGCGGGCTATACCGAGCCTACTCCGGTGCAACAGCGGGCCATTCCCGCCGTGTTGCAAGGTCGCGACCTGATGGTTGCGGCACAGACAGGTACCGGTAAAACCGGCGGTTTCGCCCTTCCGATCCTGGAGCGGTTGTTCCCTAATGGTCACCCGGACAAATCCCAGCGTCATGGCCCGCGCCAACCGCGCGTTCTGGTCCTGACCCCGACCCGCGAACTCGCGGCCCAGGTTCACGAGAGCTTCAAGATCTACGCCCGTGACCTGAAATTCGTCAGCGCCTGCATCTTCGGCGGCGTCGGCATGAACCCGCAGGTCCAGGCCATGTCCCGTGGTGTTGACGTGCTCGTCGCCTGCCCGGGGCGTCTGCTCGACCTCGCCGGCCAGGGCAGCGTCGATCTGTCTCACGTCGAAATCCTCGTCCTCGACGAAGCCGACCGCATGCTCGACATGGGCTTCGTCCACGACGTGAAGAAAGTCCTCGCGCGTCTGCCGGCCAAACGTCAGAACCTGCTGTTCTCGGCGACGTTCTCCAAAGACATCACCGATCTTGCCGGCAAGCTGCTGCACAACCCGGAACGTATCGAAGTGACGCCGCCGAACACCACGGTCGAGCGCATCGAACAACGCGTGTTCCGTCTGCCGGCCAGCCACAAGCGTGCCCTGCTGGCGCACCTGATCACCGCCGGCGCCTGGGAACAGGTACTGGTGTTCACCCGTACCAAGCACGGCGCCAACCGTCTGGCCGAGTACCTGGACAAACACGGCCTGCCGGCTGTGGCGATCCACGGTAACAAGAGCCAGAACGCCCGCACCAAAGCCCTGGCCGACTTCAAGGCCGGTGAAGTGCGCATCCTGGTCGCTACCGACATCGCCGCGCGCGGTCTGGACATCGACCAGTTGCCACACGTGGTCAACTTCGAACTGCCGAACGTCGATGAAGACTATGTGCACCGTATCGGCCGTACTGGCCGTGCCGGTCGTTCGGGCGAGGCGATCTCGCTGGTGGCCCCGGACGAAGAAAAACTGCTGAAAAGCATCGAACGCATGACCAAGCAGAAAATCGCCGACGGCGACCTGATGGGCTTCGATGCCAGCACCATCGAGGCCGAGAAGCCTGAAGTGCGCGAGCGTCCGGACATGCGCAACCCGCGCAACGCCCGTGGCCCGCGTGGCGACGGTCCGAATGGCGGCGGTGGTGGCGGCGGTCGCAAGGACAAAGGCAAAGACAAGGGCAAGGAAAAACCCGCCGGCGAACGCGGCGAGCGCCCTGCCCGTCAGCAGAAACCACGTGAAGGCACCCCGGCCCGCGAACAGCGTCCGAGCCAGCCACCACGTGCGGCGGCTGATCGTGCACCGGACGAGTTCCTCGACGACGATATCGATAACTTCGGTAACCGCGTGGATTACGTGCCGAAAGCCGCCCCTGCCGGTGGCCGTGGCCGTCGTCCGGGTGCGCCGGCACAAGGTGCAGGCGCTGGCGCCCCTCGTGGCGGTCAGCCGCAAGGTCGCCAGAACGGTCCGCGCAACAGCAACGGTTCGAGCACCGGCACTCCACCGGGCAAACGCAACGGCCCGCGCAACGGTGCTCCGCGTGACGGCCAGGGCCGTCGTGACGAGTCCTCGCGCAACCGCCGCCCGGCTCGCGACGATCAGCAACGCGCCGAACCGGCCGTGCAGAACCCGCGCAGCACCGGGCCGAAGATCATGCACAAGGAATCGAAAGCCGACCGCTTCCCGACGCCTGAGCAGCTCGATCAACTGCCGACCCGTCCGCGCGGCGAGAAACCAGCACTGCTGACCCGCAATCGCTGA
- a CDS encoding adenosylmethionine--8-amino-7-oxononanoate transaminase → MGLNNQWMQRDLAVLWHPCTQMKDHEQLPLIPIKRGEGVWLEDFEGKRYLDAVSSWWVNVFGHANPRINQRIKDQVDQLEHVILAGFSHQPVIELSERLVKMTPEGLNRVFYADNGSSCIEVALKMSFHYWLNRGQPNKKRFVTLTNSYHGETMAAMSVGDVPLFTETYKALLMNTIKVPSPDCYLRPQGMSWEEHSRNMFAAMEQTLAENHDSVAAVIVEPLIQGAGGMRMYHPVYLKLLREACDRYGVHLILDEIAVGFGRTGTMFACEQAGIRPDFLCLSKALTGGYLPLAACLTTDEVYSAFYDDYPTLRAFLHSHSYTGNPLACAAALATLDIFEQDNVIENNQALARRMASATAHLVDHPNVSEVRQTGMVLAIEMVKDKATKEAYPWQERRGLKVFQHALERGALLRPLGSVVYFLPPYVITPEQIDFLAEVASEGIDIATRDSVSVAVPKDFHPGFRDPG, encoded by the coding sequence ATGGGCCTGAATAACCAGTGGATGCAACGCGACCTCGCGGTGCTGTGGCATCCCTGCACCCAGATGAAAGACCACGAACAGCTGCCGCTGATCCCGATCAAACGCGGTGAAGGCGTCTGGCTCGAAGACTTCGAAGGCAAGCGCTACCTCGATGCCGTCAGCTCCTGGTGGGTCAACGTGTTCGGCCACGCCAACCCGCGGATCAACCAGCGCATCAAGGATCAGGTCGATCAGCTGGAACACGTGATCCTCGCCGGTTTCAGCCACCAGCCGGTGATCGAGCTGTCCGAGCGTCTGGTGAAGATGACGCCCGAAGGCCTGAACCGGGTGTTCTACGCCGATAACGGTTCATCCTGCATCGAAGTCGCGCTGAAAATGAGCTTTCACTACTGGCTCAATCGCGGCCAGCCGAACAAGAAACGCTTCGTCACCCTGACCAACAGCTACCACGGTGAAACCATGGCGGCGATGTCGGTCGGCGACGTGCCGCTGTTCACCGAAACCTACAAAGCCCTGCTGATGAACACCATCAAGGTGCCAAGCCCGGATTGCTACCTGCGCCCGCAGGGCATGAGCTGGGAAGAACACTCACGCAACATGTTTGCGGCGATGGAACAGACGCTGGCCGAAAACCATGACAGCGTCGCGGCCGTGATCGTCGAGCCGTTGATTCAGGGCGCCGGCGGCATGCGCATGTACCACCCGGTATACCTCAAGCTGCTGCGCGAAGCCTGCGACCGCTATGGCGTGCACCTGATCCTCGACGAAATCGCCGTCGGTTTCGGCCGTACCGGCACCATGTTTGCCTGTGAACAGGCCGGCATTCGCCCGGACTTCCTCTGCCTGTCCAAGGCCCTGACCGGCGGCTACCTGCCGCTGGCGGCGTGCCTGACCACCGACGAGGTCTACAGCGCGTTCTACGACGACTACCCGACCCTGCGCGCCTTCCTCCACTCGCACAGCTACACCGGCAACCCGCTGGCCTGTGCGGCGGCGCTGGCAACGCTGGATATCTTCGAGCAGGACAACGTCATCGAGAACAACCAGGCCCTGGCCCGGCGCATGGCCTCGGCCACTGCGCATCTGGTCGATCACCCGAACGTCTCGGAAGTACGCCAGACCGGGATGGTGCTGGCGATCGAGATGGTCAAGGATAAAGCCACGAAAGAGGCCTACCCTTGGCAGGAGCGACGCGGCCTGAAGGTGTTCCAGCATGCGCTGGAACGCGGGGCGCTGCTGCGGCCGCTGGGCAGCGTGGTGTATTTCCTGCCGCCGTACGTGATCACCCCGGAGCAGATCGACTTCCTCGCCGAAGTCGCCAGCGAAGGCATCGACATCGCCACCCGTGACAGCGTCAGCGTGGCCGTGCCGAAGGATTTCCACCCGGGGTTCCGCGATCCGGGCTGA